In Vibrio celticus, one genomic interval encodes:
- a CDS encoding heparinase II/III domain-containing protein — translation MTTKPVLLTEAEIEQLHLEVGRSSLMGKTIAANAKDLEAFMRLPIDVPGHGEAGGYEHNRHKQNYTYMNLAGRMFLITKEQKYADFVTELLEEYANKYLTFDYHVQKNTNPTGRLFHQILNEHCWLMFSSLAYSCVASTLTQEQRDNIESRIFEPMLEMFTVKYAHDFDRIHNHGIWAVAAVGICGLALGKREYLEMSVYGIDRNDTGGFLAQVSQLFAPSGYYMEGPYYHRYAIRPTCVFAEVIHRHMPEVDIYNYKGGVIGNTVQAMLATAYPNGEFPALNDASRTMGITDMGVQVAVSVYSKHYSSENGVDQNILGMAKIQDAVWMHPCGLELSKAYEAASAEKEIGMPFWPSVELNEGPQGHNGAQGFIRMQDKKGDVSQLVMNYGQHGMGHGNFDTLGISFFNRGQEVLREYGFCRWVNVEPKFGGRYLDENKSYARQTIAHNAVTIDEKCQNNFDVERADSVHGLPHFFKVEDDQINGMSAFANDHYQGFDMQRSVFMLNLEELESSLLLDLYRLDSEKGGEGEHQYDYSHQYQGQIVRTNFEYQANKELNTLGDDFGYQHLWNVASGEVKGTALVSWLQNNTYYTWLGATSNDKAEVIFTRTGANDPSFNLRSEPAFILRSKGETTLFASVVETHGYFNEEFEQSVSARGVVKDIKVVAHTNIGSVVEITTEKSNVTVMISNQLGATDSTEHKVELNGKVYSWTGFYSVETILNPELASTAEQGK, via the coding sequence ATTGTTGACTGAAGCAGAAATCGAGCAGCTTCATCTTGAAGTGGGCCGTTCTAGCTTAATGGGCAAAACCATTGCAGCGAACGCGAAAGATCTAGAAGCATTCATGCGTTTACCTATTGATGTCCCAGGTCATGGTGAAGCTGGGGGTTACGAACATAACCGCCATAAGCAAAATTACACGTACATGAATCTAGCTGGTCGCATGTTCTTGATCACTAAAGAGCAAAAGTACGCTGACTTTGTTACAGAATTATTAGAAGAGTACGCAAACAAATACCTAACGTTTGATTACCACGTACAGAAAAACACTAACCCTACTGGTCGTTTGTTCCACCAAATCCTGAACGAACACTGCTGGTTAATGTTCTCAAGCTTAGCTTACTCTTGTGTTGCTTCGACACTGACACAAGAGCAACGTGATAACATTGAGTCTCGCATTTTTGAACCAATGCTAGAAATGTTCACGGTTAAATACGCACACGACTTTGACCGTATCCATAACCACGGCATTTGGGCCGTTGCTGCTGTCGGTATCTGTGGTCTTGCTTTGGGCAAACGCGAGTACCTTGAAATGTCAGTGTACGGCATCGACCGTAACGATACTGGCGGCTTCCTAGCGCAAGTTTCTCAGCTATTTGCACCTTCTGGTTACTACATGGAAGGCCCTTACTACCACCGTTATGCAATTCGCCCAACGTGTGTGTTCGCTGAAGTGATTCACCGCCACATGCCTGAAGTAGATATCTATAACTACAAAGGTGGCGTGATTGGCAACACAGTACAAGCGATGCTTGCGACGGCTTACCCGAACGGTGAGTTCCCGGCTCTGAATGATGCTTCTCGTACAATGGGTATCACAGACATGGGTGTTCAGGTTGCGGTAAGTGTTTACAGTAAGCATTACTCTTCTGAAAACGGTGTAGACCAGAACATTCTTGGTATGGCGAAGATTCAAGACGCAGTATGGATGCATCCATGTGGTCTTGAGCTATCTAAAGCATACGAAGCCGCTTCTGCAGAGAAAGAAATCGGCATGCCTTTCTGGCCAAGTGTTGAATTGAACGAAGGCCCTCAAGGTCACAACGGCGCGCAAGGCTTTATCCGTATGCAGGATAAGAAAGGCGACGTTTCTCAACTTGTGATGAACTACGGCCAACACGGTATGGGTCACGGCAACTTCGATACATTGGGTATTTCTTTCTTCAACCGTGGTCAAGAAGTGCTACGTGAATACGGCTTCTGTCGTTGGGTGAACGTTGAGCCAAAATTCGGCGGCCGTTACCTAGACGAAAACAAATCTTACGCTCGTCAAACGATTGCTCACAATGCAGTTACGATTGATGAAAAATGTCAGAACAACTTTGACGTTGAACGTGCAGACTCAGTACATGGTTTACCTCACTTCTTTAAAGTAGAAGACGATCAAATCAACGGTATGAGTGCATTTGCTAACGATCATTACCAAGGCTTTGACATGCAACGCAGCGTGTTCATGCTAAATCTTGAAGAATTAGAATCTTCGTTATTGTTAGACCTATACCGCTTAGATTCTGAAAAAGGCGGCGAAGGCGAGCATCAATACGACTACTCACACCAATATCAAGGTCAGATTGTTCGCACTAACTTTGAATACCAAGCAAACAAAGAGCTAAACACTCTAGGTGACGATTTCGGTTACCAACATCTATGGAACGTGGCAAGCGGTGAAGTGAAGGGCACAGCACTTGTAAGCTGGCTACAAAACAACACTTACTACACTTGGCTAGGTGCAACGTCTAACGACAAGGCTGAAGTTATCTTTACTCGCACTGGCGCTAACGACCCAAGCTTCAACCTACGTTCAGAGCCTGCATTCATTTTACGCAGCAAAGGCGAAACAACACTGTTTGCTTCTGTTGTTGAAACGCATGGTTACTTCAACGAAGAATTCGAGCAATCTGTAAGCGCACGTGGTGTTGTGAAAGACATCAAAGTAGTGGCTCACACCAATATCGGTTCAGTAGTAGAAATTACGACAGAGAAATCAAACGTGACAGTGATGATCAGCAACCAACTTGGCGCGACTGACAGCACTGAACACAAAGTAGAACTGAACGGTAAAGTATACAGCTGGACAGGCTTCTACTCAGTAGAAACAATTTTAAACCCAGAATTAGCAAGCACAGCAGAGCAGGGGAAATAA